The Carassius auratus strain Wakin chromosome 5, ASM336829v1, whole genome shotgun sequence genome includes a window with the following:
- the nfkbib gene encoding NF-kappa-B inhibitor beta: protein MEGTHDIHGDSRRQNARPGPSYAVEKRGALDSVPEDWCDSGLDSLSGVGLGFEGPYGTYTEADQMWTPGRSVSDIPDIHPSDESDNRSNTDCVSIGGGERLDSAIGDSINEDAVVGCISDGIGTMILSEPAGTDRLANSNTEEGRQRREELFNTLNFLSEDGDTVLHLALIHEQWGVVQCLLEEIVVDSTWTPYLDIQNDLGQTALHLAVIVDRSECVRALLWSGASAQIQERGGNTPLHLAVRELRKECVRELTSCSRTPPVHLNITNYAGVSALHLAVHKGNCDIINMLLEAGADVNQWDLGSGRSPLHWAVEGQRSEVVTLLLSAGALVNQHSYAGHTPFYCALYRPNKEVQALLSAHGATYTQDDEEEEEYRESEEEEFDDVIINGQRVL, encoded by the exons ATGGAGGGGACGCACGATATTCACGGTGACTCCCGGAGACAGAATGCACGGCCTGGACCGAGCTACGCTGTGGAGAAAAGGGGCGCCCTGGATTCTGTCCCGGAGGACTGGTGTGACAGCGGGCTAGACTCCTTAAGCGGGGTCGGACTCGGTTTTGAGGGTCCCTACGGAACTTACACCGAGGCCGACCAGATGTGGACACCTGGACGGTCTGTGTCTGACATACCTGACATCCATCCGTCGGACGAGTCCGACAACAGGAGTAACACGGACTGTGTGTCGATTGGCGGCGGAGAGAGGCTCGACTCTGCCATCGGGGACTCCATTAATGAGGATGCTGTGGTGGGGTGCATCTCCGACGGGATCGGCACCATGATCCTGAGCGAGCCTGCAGGTACAGACAGACTGGCGAATTCAAACACTGAGGAGGGTCGACAGCGAAGGGAAGAGCTCTTCAACACGCTCAACTTTCTGTCAGAGGACGGGGACAC TGTACTTCATTTGGCACTGATTCATGAGCAGTGGGGTGTCGTTCAGTGCCTGCTTGAAGAAATTGTGGTTGACAGCACCTGGACTCCTTACCTGGACATTCAGAATGATCTGGGCCAG ACCGCTCTACATTTAGCAGTCATCGTAGACCGGAGTGAGTGTGTTCGGGCACTGTTGTGGAGTGGAGCCAGTGCGCAGATCCAAGAGAGGGGTGGAAACACACCTTTACACCTGGCTGTCAGAGAGCTTCgcaaagagtgtgtgagagagctgACCAGCTGCTCACGGACCCCACCAGTGCACCTGAACATCACCAACTACGCAG GTGTGAGTGCACTGCACCTGGCTGTACATAAGGGCAACTGTGACATCATCAATATGCTGCTGGAGGCTGGAGCAGATGTAAATCAATGG GATTTGGGGTCAGGTCGGTCTCCATTGCACTGGGCAGtggaaggtcagaggtcagaggtagTGACGTTATTATTGAGCGCTGGCGCATTGGTGAATCAGCACTCATATGCAGGCCACACCCCATTCTACTGTGCCCTTTACCGACCCAACAAAGAGGTGCAGGCCCTTCTTAGTGCCCATGGGGCCACATACACACAGGacgatgaggaagaggaagagtacAGAGAGAGTGAGGAG GAGGAGTTTGATGATGTCATCATAAATGGACAGCGAGTGCTGTAG